The Clostridia bacterium genome window below encodes:
- a CDS encoding response regulator: protein MSSATAQCVPILVIEDEPSVMAYVRAALERNGYAVAPATSAVQALEMLNTGTFSGVISDMRTPGGKDGADVFSWLELNRPEMARKLIFITGDTVNEETAATLRRTGAPYLEKPFRVQQLIEVVERTIGKTTK from the coding sequence ATGAGTTCGGCGACAGCGCAGTGCGTGCCAATTCTGGTAATTGAAGATGAACCTTCAGTGATGGCCTATGTGCGTGCGGCGCTGGAACGCAACGGATACGCGGTGGCTCCGGCGACCTCGGCGGTGCAGGCCTTGGAGATGCTGAACACCGGTACCTTTTCCGGCGTGATTTCCGATATGCGTACGCCGGGCGGCAAGGACGGCGCTGACGTCTTCTCGTGGCTGGAGTTGAACCGTCCGGAGATGGCGCGCAAGTTGATCTTCATCACCGGAGACACGGTGAATGAGGAAACGGCTGCGACGCTGCGGCGCACCGGAGCGCCCTATCTGGAAAAACCGTTTCGCGTGCAGCAACTCATTGAAGTGGTGGA